One part of the Gemmatimonadaceae bacterium genome encodes these proteins:
- a CDS encoding SusC/RagA family TonB-linked outer membrane protein: MSPFALRRWGGTALLMAGVLLTSRAAQAQQGTVSGRVTAQESAEPLSDVRVLVVGTTVFAITNAEGRFTLRNVPPGSHEVRVLRVGYVEQKKRVAVTGGQSATLDFALDRAVIQLQEVVTTATGESRKVELGNTVATIDVAKKLEDAPIKNMGDLLVAKAPGVQVLPANMTGGGSRVRIRGTNSISLNNDPIYIIDGVRMTSNSSSTGIGVGGTSPSRVNDINPEDIENIEVVKGPSAATLYGTDAANGVIVITTRKGRAGRPVWSVYGDYGLIQDRNTYPTMYAILGKSPGSTTQRKCLLKEVALNQCVVDSTTSLNVFEEDDLSPIGDGSRGQLGGQISGGTDLFRFFVGGDFERETGPFQFPEFDRKRFAASQIDIRDEWDRPNLLTKGSYRANLNLAPHSSVDVSVQAGYTKMDQRLPQVDNNVNSFWYNGTVGPGFRGPGPGYTGIGSLGQKLQGYAGYTPGDIYQFTTTQGVDRFIGSTNANWRPTSWLQNRADFGVDFTDRLDFGLCRFSECSDFGTNRLGRANDVRANLRNITANLGSTANFTPMPWLNLKTTVGAQFVNYQITQSQAQGSTLPPGAQTPSAGSIPLVGSATQLQKTLGLFIEQGAAFNDRMFLTAAVRTDQNSAFGTNFQRVYYPKVSGSWVLSDESFFPKASWLDQFRFRAAMGSSGVQPGPNDADRTFSVTTTNIASADVGGLRSNQLGNADLKPERSTEFETGIDSRLFGGRVNWEITYYRKQTKDALIAMPIAPSSGAAVTSQLTNLGAVKNWGWENLLTAQLFDRRNLSWDMTFNLSHNSNELLTLGNDATGKPIPTIGTGNTRQAEGYPLNSVWTRRYKFSDANGDKIIVPDEVTVDTAFTYLGYQQPRLELSIVNGIDLFNRRLRITSLLDHKSGYIVLNNEQSFLCQQSTSCPATSTLNPSLFLQARTIALRDGTRVAGAVYTTNDGFYEAPNFWRLREVALAYTFADDVAQRFFKVRGASINVAARNLKIWTDWTGVDPEQNYSQGDTQATLLTAGPPMYITARFNFRF, from the coding sequence GTGTCTCCTTTCGCGTTGAGGCGTTGGGGAGGTACGGCGTTGCTGATGGCCGGGGTACTGCTGACCAGCCGCGCGGCCCAGGCGCAGCAGGGCACCGTGAGCGGTCGGGTCACGGCCCAGGAGTCGGCGGAACCGCTCAGTGACGTTCGCGTCCTGGTCGTTGGCACGACCGTGTTCGCGATCACGAATGCCGAGGGAAGGTTCACGCTGCGCAATGTACCTCCCGGCTCGCACGAGGTTCGGGTGTTGCGCGTAGGCTACGTCGAGCAGAAGAAGCGCGTGGCCGTGACGGGTGGCCAGTCGGCCACGCTGGACTTCGCGCTCGATCGCGCGGTGATCCAGCTGCAGGAGGTTGTCACCACCGCGACCGGCGAATCGCGCAAGGTCGAGCTGGGCAACACCGTCGCCACGATCGACGTGGCGAAGAAGCTCGAGGATGCGCCGATCAAGAACATGGGCGACCTCCTCGTGGCCAAGGCGCCCGGGGTGCAGGTGCTGCCAGCCAACATGACCGGCGGCGGCTCCCGCGTGCGGATCCGCGGCACCAACTCGATTTCGCTGAACAACGACCCGATCTACATCATCGATGGCGTGCGCATGACGTCGAACAGCAGCTCGACGGGCATCGGCGTCGGCGGAACGTCGCCAAGTCGCGTGAACGACATCAACCCCGAGGACATCGAGAACATCGAGGTCGTCAAGGGGCCGTCGGCGGCGACGCTCTACGGTACCGACGCCGCGAACGGCGTGATCGTGATCACGACGCGCAAGGGCCGCGCGGGTCGGCCGGTGTGGTCGGTGTATGGTGACTACGGCCTGATCCAGGACCGCAACACCTATCCGACGATGTACGCGATCCTCGGCAAGTCGCCGGGCTCGACGACGCAGCGCAAGTGCCTGCTCAAGGAAGTGGCACTCAACCAGTGCGTGGTGGACAGCACCACGTCGCTCAACGTCTTCGAGGAAGACGATCTGTCGCCCATCGGTGACGGGTCCCGTGGCCAGCTCGGCGGGCAGATCTCGGGCGGCACGGATCTCTTTCGTTTCTTCGTTGGCGGCGACTTCGAGCGCGAGACGGGTCCGTTCCAGTTCCCGGAGTTCGACCGCAAGCGCTTTGCGGCGTCGCAGATCGACATCCGTGACGAATGGGATCGGCCGAACCTGCTCACGAAGGGCTCGTATCGGGCCAACCTGAACCTCGCCCCGCACTCGAGCGTGGACGTGTCGGTGCAGGCCGGCTACACCAAGATGGACCAGCGCCTGCCGCAGGTGGACAACAATGTGAACAGCTTCTGGTACAACGGGACGGTGGGTCCCGGCTTCCGCGGCCCTGGCCCCGGGTACACGGGCATCGGCTCACTGGGTCAGAAGCTCCAGGGGTACGCAGGTTACACGCCCGGAGACATCTATCAGTTCACCACCACTCAGGGCGTGGATCGCTTCATCGGCAGCACCAACGCCAACTGGCGCCCCACGTCGTGGCTGCAGAACCGCGCCGACTTCGGGGTCGACTTCACCGATCGGCTCGACTTTGGCCTCTGCCGGTTCTCCGAGTGCTCCGATTTCGGCACGAACCGACTGGGCCGCGCCAACGACGTGCGCGCCAATCTGCGCAACATCACGGCCAATCTCGGGAGCACGGCCAACTTCACGCCGATGCCGTGGCTCAACCTCAAGACCACAGTGGGCGCGCAGTTCGTGAACTACCAGATCACCCAGAGCCAGGCGCAGGGGTCGACGCTGCCGCCGGGAGCGCAGACGCCGTCCGCAGGTTCGATCCCGCTCGTGGGGTCGGCGACGCAGCTGCAGAAGACGCTTGGGCTGTTCATCGAGCAGGGCGCCGCATTCAACGACCGCATGTTCCTCACCGCGGCCGTGCGCACCGACCAGAACAGCGCGTTCGGTACGAACTTCCAGCGTGTGTACTACCCCAAGGTCTCCGGGTCGTGGGTGCTGTCGGACGAGAGCTTCTTCCCCAAGGCGAGCTGGCTGGACCAGTTCCGTTTCCGGGCAGCGATGGGGTCGTCCGGCGTGCAGCCCGGGCCGAACGACGCCGACCGGACCTTCTCGGTGACAACGACGAACATCGCGTCAGCCGACGTGGGCGGGCTCCGCTCCAATCAGCTCGGCAACGCCGACCTCAAGCCGGAGCGTTCCACCGAGTTCGAGACCGGCATCGACTCGCGCCTGTTCGGCGGCCGCGTGAACTGGGAGATCACGTACTATCGCAAGCAGACCAAGGACGCGCTCATCGCCATGCCGATCGCGCCGTCGTCGGGCGCGGCGGTGACGTCGCAACTCACCAACCTGGGCGCGGTGAAGAACTGGGGCTGGGAGAACCTGCTCACAGCCCAGCTCTTCGATCGTCGCAACCTCTCGTGGGACATGACGTTCAACCTGTCCCACAACAGCAACGAATTGCTGACGCTGGGCAACGACGCCACGGGCAAGCCGATTCCCACCATCGGCACGGGCAACACGCGCCAGGCCGAGGGCTATCCGCTCAACAGCGTCTGGACGCGCCGATACAAGTTCAGCGACGCCAATGGCGACAAGATCATCGTGCCCGACGAGGTGACGGTCGACACGGCCTTCACGTACCTGGGCTATCAACAGCCCCGCCTCGAGCTGTCGATCGTGAACGGCATCGACCTGTTCAACCGTCGGCTCCGCATCACGTCGCTGCTCGACCACAAGAGCGGCTACATCGTGCTGAACAACGAGCAGTCATTCCTGTGTCAGCAGAGCACGTCGTGCCCCGCCACGTCGACGCTCAACCCGTCGCTCTTCCTGCAGGCCCGCACGATCGCGCTGCGCGACGGCACGCGCGTCGCCGGTGCCGTGTACACGACGAACGACGGCTTCTACGAAGCGCCGAACTTCTGGCGTCTGCGCGAAGTGGCGCTGGCCTACACGTTCGCGGACGACGTCGCGCAGCGGTTCTTCAAGGTGCGCGGCGCCAGCATCAATGTCGCCGCCCGCAACCTGAAGATCTGGACGGACTGGACGGGCGTGGATCCCGAGCAGAACTACAGCCAGGGCGACACGCAGGCCACGCTCCTGACCGCCGGCCCGCCGATGTACATCACCGCTCGCTTCAACTTCCGCTTCTAA
- a CDS encoding RNA polymerase sigma factor, with protein sequence MRDRIDAIYRSESRRVLATLIRLLRDFDLAEEALHEAFVAACDRWPRDGIPANPRAWLVSAGRFKAIDHVRRRAAWDARLSEVARELESQARQPDLIDDGVDDDRLRLIFTCCHPALALEAQVPLTLRTVCGLTTEEIARAYLVPTPTLAQRIVRAKNKIRDARIPYAVPGRSELPERLDAVLHVIYLVFNEAYSASFGAEITRADLAGEAIRLGRLLLELLDDSEVRGLLALMLLHDARRDARTGPRGDLVLLEDQDRARWHRPQINEGLVLVRQALGSGRIGAFALQASIAAVHAEARMAAETDWPQIAALYDVLWRVARTPIVELNRAAAYAMASGPGVGLAMIDTILARGELAGYLHAHTARAQLLRRLGRRDEAIEAYERAWPLATQAPERRFVEEALRQLRES encoded by the coding sequence CTGCGCGACCGGATCGACGCGATCTATCGATCCGAGTCGCGCCGGGTCCTTGCGACGCTCATCCGCCTGCTGCGGGACTTTGACCTCGCCGAAGAGGCGCTCCACGAGGCGTTCGTGGCCGCGTGCGATCGCTGGCCGCGGGACGGCATTCCCGCGAACCCGCGCGCCTGGCTCGTGTCTGCGGGGCGCTTCAAGGCCATCGACCACGTCCGTCGACGCGCGGCGTGGGACGCGCGGCTCTCGGAGGTCGCGCGCGAGCTCGAGTCCCAGGCGCGGCAGCCCGACCTCATCGACGATGGCGTGGACGACGACCGGCTTCGCCTGATCTTCACGTGTTGCCACCCCGCCCTGGCGCTGGAGGCACAGGTGCCGCTCACGCTGCGCACGGTGTGCGGACTCACGACCGAGGAGATTGCCCGCGCGTATCTCGTGCCGACGCCGACGCTCGCGCAGCGCATCGTTCGCGCAAAGAACAAGATCCGCGATGCGCGCATCCCGTATGCGGTGCCTGGTCGCTCCGAGTTGCCGGAACGCCTCGACGCGGTGCTCCACGTGATCTATCTCGTCTTCAACGAGGCCTACTCGGCGTCGTTCGGGGCGGAGATCACGCGGGCGGACCTCGCCGGGGAGGCGATCCGGCTCGGCCGTCTGCTTCTCGAACTGCTCGACGATAGCGAGGTGCGCGGTCTGCTCGCGCTCATGTTGTTGCACGACGCCCGACGCGACGCACGCACAGGCCCCCGCGGCGACCTCGTGTTGCTCGAGGATCAGGATCGTGCCCGATGGCATCGCCCGCAGATCAACGAAGGGCTCGTCCTCGTCAGGCAGGCGCTGGGCAGTGGGCGGATCGGGGCGTTCGCGCTGCAGGCTTCGATTGCTGCCGTGCACGCCGAGGCTCGCATGGCCGCCGAGACCGACTGGCCGCAGATCGCGGCCCTGTATGACGTGTTGTGGCGCGTCGCGCGCACCCCGATCGTGGAGTTGAATCGCGCGGCGGCCTATGCGATGGCGAGCGGTCCGGGCGTTGGTCTCGCGATGATCGACACGATCCTGGCGCGCGGAGAGCTCGCCGGGTACCTGCACGCGCATACGGCGCGCGCGCAGCTGTTGCGGCGCTTAGGGCGTCGCGACGAGGCGATCGAGGCGTACGAACGCGCGTGGCCGCTTGCCACGCAGGCGCCCGAGCGGCGGTTCGTGGAGGAAGCGCTGCGGCAGCTCCGAGAATCCTGA
- a CDS encoding YciI family protein → MKYLCLIYENEAAAAAVPKEEMDAIFGEYFTFTEDIKKTGHLLGGEALQPTSSATTVRVRNGKVQTTDGPFAETKEQLGGYYLVEAKDLNEAIQVGSRIPGARYGCVEVRPIIDFSTMQ, encoded by the coding sequence ATGAAGTACCTCTGCCTCATCTACGAAAACGAAGCCGCGGCCGCCGCCGTGCCCAAGGAAGAGATGGACGCCATCTTCGGCGAGTACTTCACCTTCACCGAGGATATCAAGAAGACGGGACACCTCCTCGGCGGTGAAGCCCTCCAGCCGACGTCGTCGGCCACCACGGTCCGGGTCCGCAACGGCAAGGTGCAAACGACCGATGGTCCGTTCGCCGAGACCAAGGAGCAGCTGGGCGGCTACTACCTGGTCGAGGCAAAGGACCTGAACGAGGCGATCCAGGTGGGGTCGCGGATCCCCGGGGCGCGCTACGGCTGCGTCGAGGTGCGCCCCATCATCGACTTCAGCACGATGCAGTGA
- a CDS encoding PQQ-binding-like beta-propeller repeat protein, with protein MRLPILLLCGLPAALAPLHAQSRVTPATRSVDWPVYQGDDDHTHYTTLDQISPANVARLREAWIYDTRDAFPGSEMQSNPVILDGVLYAVSPKQRAFALDAATGRELWSFDPTGGQFTGPRIRYRGVVVHDDRVYFNYRHRLFALDARTGRKATGWGNDSGWVDLRAGLGRPVDGLSVSSSTPGAVYKDLLIVGTTVPEALPSAPGDIRAYDVKTGALRWTFHTIPHPGEYGYETWSPDAWKIVGGANAWAGVTVDQRRGMVFFATGSASYDFYGANRLGDNLFANSVVALDASTGRRIWHFQGLKHDLWDRDFPASPTLVTVTRNGRRVDAVAQVTKTGHVWLLDRTTGRELFPSEWKRMPKATLDGDVAADSQPFPVRPPPFARQQLTEEGLTDRTPEARAAALRIFRENPTPHPFTPPNTTGILIFPGVDGGAEYGGPAFDRETGLLYVNSNEMAWLLKIVPREDATTFGRYCAECHGAKDSPMAPSLTGVGQRLTREQIAKTIREGTGRMPAFASALDNVAVGDLVEFLVTGKDVASTAGSNPFYVKYRNTVFDIFLDHEGYPAIKPPWGTLNAIDINRGTIRWSIPFGEYPKLVAQGLRNTGSDSYGGAIVTRNGLLIIAATTYDNKIRAFDKRNGRVLWEAALPAAGMTTPATYMVHGKQYIVIAAGGGKNGTPSGGKLVAFALP; from the coding sequence ATGCGATTGCCCATCCTCCTGCTCTGTGGTCTCCCGGCGGCGCTTGCACCGCTTCACGCTCAATCGCGCGTGACGCCAGCGACCCGGAGTGTCGACTGGCCGGTGTATCAGGGCGACGACGACCACACGCACTACACCACGCTCGATCAGATCTCGCCCGCCAACGTCGCGCGACTTCGCGAGGCGTGGATCTACGACACCCGGGACGCGTTTCCAGGATCGGAAATGCAGTCCAACCCGGTCATCCTCGACGGCGTGCTGTATGCCGTGTCGCCCAAACAGCGCGCGTTCGCACTCGACGCCGCCACGGGACGTGAACTGTGGAGCTTCGATCCCACCGGCGGACAGTTCACGGGACCGCGGATCCGCTATCGCGGCGTCGTCGTGCATGACGACCGGGTGTACTTCAACTACCGGCATCGACTCTTTGCGCTCGATGCGCGCACCGGCAGGAAGGCCACGGGATGGGGGAACGACAGCGGCTGGGTCGACCTTCGTGCAGGACTCGGCCGTCCCGTTGACGGACTCTCGGTGAGTTCGAGTACGCCGGGTGCCGTCTACAAGGATCTGCTCATCGTCGGCACCACGGTACCCGAGGCGCTTCCATCTGCGCCCGGCGACATCCGGGCGTACGATGTGAAGACCGGCGCCCTTCGCTGGACGTTCCACACCATTCCGCACCCAGGCGAATACGGCTACGAAACGTGGTCCCCGGACGCGTGGAAGATTGTGGGTGGCGCCAACGCGTGGGCGGGCGTGACCGTCGACCAGCGTCGCGGCATGGTGTTTTTTGCCACGGGTTCTGCCTCGTACGACTTCTACGGAGCCAATCGGCTGGGCGACAATCTGTTCGCCAACAGCGTCGTCGCGCTCGACGCCAGCACGGGCAGGCGCATCTGGCACTTCCAGGGCCTCAAGCACGACTTGTGGGACCGTGACTTTCCGGCGTCGCCGACCCTCGTGACGGTCACACGGAACGGGCGGCGCGTGGACGCGGTCGCGCAGGTGACCAAGACGGGACACGTGTGGCTCCTCGATCGTACCACCGGGCGCGAACTCTTTCCCAGCGAATGGAAACGCATGCCCAAGGCCACGCTCGATGGCGACGTCGCGGCCGATTCGCAGCCATTCCCGGTACGCCCGCCGCCGTTCGCGCGCCAGCAGTTGACCGAAGAAGGTCTCACGGATCGGACGCCCGAGGCACGCGCGGCGGCGCTCCGGATCTTCAGGGAAAACCCGACTCCACACCCGTTCACGCCCCCCAACACCACCGGCATCCTGATCTTCCCGGGCGTTGACGGCGGCGCCGAGTACGGTGGACCGGCGTTCGATCGGGAAACGGGCCTGCTGTACGTCAACTCCAACGAGATGGCGTGGCTGCTCAAGATCGTTCCTCGTGAGGATGCGACGACGTTTGGCAGGTATTGCGCCGAGTGTCATGGTGCAAAGGATTCACCGATGGCGCCTTCGCTCACCGGGGTGGGCCAGCGCCTGACGAGGGAGCAGATCGCGAAGACGATTCGCGAAGGAACGGGGCGCATGCCGGCGTTTGCCTCGGCGCTCGACAACGTCGCGGTGGGCGACCTGGTGGAGTTCCTCGTTACCGGCAAGGACGTCGCGTCCACCGCAGGGTCCAACCCGTTCTACGTGAAGTATCGCAACACCGTGTTCGACATCTTCCTCGATCACGAGGGGTACCCCGCGATCAAGCCGCCCTGGGGCACGCTGAACGCCATCGATATCAACCGTGGCACGATCCGGTGGAGTATCCCGTTCGGGGAGTACCCCAAGCTGGTGGCACAGGGGCTGCGCAACACGGGGAGCGACAGCTATGGCGGGGCGATCGTGACCCGTAACGGATTGCTCATCATCGCGGCCACCACCTATGACAACAAGATTCGCGCGTTCGACAAGCGAAACGGTCGCGTGCTATGGGAAGCGGCGCTGCCAGCGGCGGGCATGACCACGCCGGC
- the gyrA gene encoding DNA gyrase subunit A: protein MTAPNQRERILPRLIDEEIKESFINYSMSVIVSRALPDVRDGLKPVHRRILFAMNDLGLVPGRPYKKCATVVGEVLGKYHPHGDTAVYDALVRMVQDFSLRYPLVDGQGNFGSIEGDDAAAYRYTESKLTAMAMELLADIDKNTVDTTPNFDDRLEEPKVLPAAFPNLLVNGSSGIAVGMATNIPPHNMREVIAATIALIDNPDLATSDLRQYVKGPDFPTGGYIYGRNGIADYQETGRGKIVMRARALIEEKESSNKSQIVVTEVPYQVNPNNIIKEVVDLVKEKKVEGISDLRNESDRDGMRIVIELKRDAIPRVVLNQLYKHTQMQSSFGVIMLALVPDPHTRQLVPKVMGLKEALTHYINHRHEVIVRRTQFDLDKALDREHILEGLKIAVDNIDAVIKLIRAADSTETASTQLQSRFKLTERQAEAILNMRLAKLTGLEIEKLEEELGEVRATIKGLRALLESKPKRLKLMRDELTAIGEQYGDDRRTEITSDQGDFTIEDLIAEEDMVVTVSHSGYIKRTSISTYKKQRRGGKGLTGAELRDEDFIERLYVGSTHDYILVFTDDGRCYWLKVYEIPQAGRATKGKPIVNLINVSADTKIQSMVFVRNFPADQYLLFCTRNGTVKKTALSEYSNPRSTGIKAIKIEEGDELIDVQITHGTNDIVLATWHGMSVRFHESDVREMGRDTTGVKGIELAPDDRVVGMVVVLRDATLLVVTQKGLGKCTSIGDYRVQKRGGKGIITVNRTEKTGNVVTLMEVLAEDEIMIITKSGMIIRSPVSQVRVAGRNTQGVKLVNLDNGDVVMAVARVVPDDDKDAGAEGEEVESASPDGADDEG from the coding sequence ATGACGGCTCCGAATCAGCGCGAGCGTATCCTGCCGCGCCTCATCGACGAAGAGATCAAGGAATCGTTCATCAACTACTCGATGAGCGTCATCGTGTCCCGGGCGCTGCCCGATGTACGCGATGGTCTCAAGCCCGTGCACCGGCGCATCCTGTTCGCGATGAACGACCTCGGGCTCGTGCCGGGGCGTCCCTACAAGAAGTGCGCGACCGTGGTGGGTGAGGTGCTCGGCAAGTACCACCCGCACGGCGACACCGCGGTGTACGACGCGCTCGTGCGCATGGTGCAGGACTTCTCGCTGCGCTATCCGCTCGTGGATGGCCAGGGCAATTTTGGCTCCATCGAGGGCGACGACGCCGCGGCGTATCGCTACACGGAGTCCAAGCTGACGGCGATGGCGATGGAGCTGCTCGCCGATATCGACAAGAACACCGTCGATACCACGCCGAACTTCGACGACCGGCTCGAGGAGCCCAAAGTCCTTCCGGCCGCGTTCCCCAACCTGCTGGTGAACGGCTCGTCGGGCATTGCGGTCGGCATGGCGACGAACATCCCGCCACACAACATGCGGGAAGTGATTGCGGCCACAATCGCGCTCATCGACAACCCGGACCTGGCCACCTCGGACCTGCGGCAATACGTGAAGGGGCCCGACTTCCCGACGGGCGGCTACATCTACGGTCGCAACGGCATCGCTGACTACCAGGAGACCGGTCGCGGCAAGATCGTGATGCGCGCCCGAGCGCTGATCGAAGAGAAGGAGTCCTCGAACAAGTCGCAGATCGTGGTCACCGAGGTGCCGTACCAGGTCAATCCGAACAACATCATCAAGGAAGTCGTCGACCTGGTGAAGGAAAAGAAGGTCGAGGGCATCTCCGACCTGCGCAACGAGTCGGACCGGGACGGCATGCGCATCGTGATCGAGCTCAAACGCGACGCGATCCCGCGCGTGGTGCTCAACCAGCTGTACAAGCACACGCAGATGCAGTCGTCGTTTGGCGTGATCATGCTCGCCCTCGTGCCTGACCCGCACACACGTCAGCTGGTCCCGAAGGTGATGGGGCTCAAGGAAGCCCTCACGCACTACATCAATCACCGGCACGAGGTCATCGTCCGGCGCACACAGTTCGACCTCGACAAGGCGCTCGATCGCGAGCACATCCTCGAGGGCCTCAAGATCGCCGTCGACAACATCGACGCGGTCATCAAGCTGATCCGCGCGGCGGATTCCACCGAGACGGCCAGCACGCAGCTGCAGTCCCGCTTCAAGCTCACGGAACGGCAGGCCGAGGCGATCCTCAACATGCGCCTCGCCAAGCTCACCGGCCTGGAGATCGAGAAGCTCGAGGAGGAACTCGGGGAAGTCCGCGCCACCATCAAGGGACTGCGCGCCCTCCTCGAGTCGAAGCCAAAGCGCCTCAAGCTCATGCGCGACGAACTCACGGCAATCGGCGAACAGTACGGCGACGATCGGCGGACCGAGATCACCAGCGACCAGGGCGACTTCACCATCGAGGACCTGATTGCCGAGGAGGACATGGTGGTCACCGTGTCGCACTCGGGGTACATCAAGCGCACCTCGATCTCGACCTACAAGAAACAGCGCCGCGGGGGCAAAGGCCTCACCGGCGCGGAGCTTCGCGACGAGGACTTCATCGAGCGGCTCTACGTCGGGTCGACGCACGACTACATCCTCGTGTTCACCGACGACGGGCGCTGCTACTGGCTCAAGGTCTACGAGATCCCGCAGGCCGGCCGCGCCACCAAGGGCAAGCCGATCGTCAACCTGATCAACGTGTCGGCCGACACGAAGATCCAGTCGATGGTCTTCGTCCGGAACTTCCCGGCCGACCAGTACCTGCTGTTCTGCACGCGCAACGGCACCGTCAAGAAGACGGCGCTCTCCGAGTATTCGAATCCACGGTCGACCGGGATCAAGGCGATCAAGATCGAAGAGGGCGATGAGCTGATCGACGTGCAGATCACGCACGGCACCAACGACATCGTGCTGGCCACCTGGCATGGTATGTCCGTCCGGTTCCACGAGAGTGACGTGCGCGAGATGGGCCGCGACACCACGGGCGTCAAGGGCATCGAACTCGCGCCGGATGATCGTGTGGTGGGCATGGTCGTCGTCCTGCGCGACGCCACGCTCCTCGTCGTCACCCAGAAGGGGCTCGGCAAGTGCACGAGCATCGGCGACTATCGTGTGCAGAAGCGCGGCGGCAAGGGCATCATTACCGTCAACCGCACCGAAAAGACCGGGAACGTGGTGACACTGATGGAGGTCCTCGCCGAAGACGAGATCATGATCATCACGAAGTCGGGGATGATCATCCGGTCCCCGGTTTCGCAGGTGCGCGTGGCGGGACGCAACACGCAGGGCGTGAAGCTCGTGAACCTCGACAACGGTGACGTGGTCATGGCGGTCGCGCGTGTCGTCCCGGACGACGACAAGGATGCCGGGGCCGAAGGGGAGGAGGTCGAGTCGGCGTCGCCGGATGGCGCAGACGACGAAGGCTAG